The following coding sequences lie in one Bacteroidota bacterium genomic window:
- a CDS encoding type II toxin-antitoxin system VapB family antitoxin, protein MQLNIKNADAHRMASELARLTGESLTEAVTRAIEQRLDAERRRTIEARGSLAERIRPLVEKINAMPELDSRSGDEILYDEDGLPK, encoded by the coding sequence ATGCAACTGAACATCAAAAACGCCGACGCCCACCGGATGGCCTCCGAGCTAGCCCGGCTGACGGGCGAGAGCCTCACCGAGGCCGTGACGCGCGCCATCGAGCAGCGCCTCGACGCCGAGCGCCGGCGGACGATAGAAGCCCGGGGCAGTCTCGCTGAGCGAATTCGTCCGCTCGTGGAAAAAATCAACGCCATGCCGGAGCTAGACAGCCGTTCAGGGGATGAGATTCTCTACGATGAGGACGGTCTACCGAAATGA